The DNA window tcAATCTTTCTGactattttgttttcactttttctgactaataacaataccaacTATGTGACTCGAAATCAAGAGTATCTCCCAGGGTCTTCAACCCATATCAAAATCAAACTTGgatcaaactaaataagccGGTCACGTCGCTGACTACGGAGTCCGCAAACAATCACTTGCAGTTCGCGGGTTCTCGCgagagttcgatgtgtcccgaaaatagtcatacattaatttttgtttttgttttgggatgGAAACCTTCAGAGTGCCGCCGTCGTCTCCGGTGGCCACAATGTTGGCGTCCACCAGCAGCAGACTATTGATGGGAGCCTGGTGCGCTCCGCGGATCCTCGTGACCAGGCGCCCCCGCTCCGCGTCCAGCATGTGGACGGCCTTGTCCCTGGACACGCTGAAGAGCTTCAGGCCGTCCTCGGAGAAGCGCACCTGGCGGCACGACTTCAGGTGGTGCCCGGAAGACCAGAGCTCGCGGTTCTCGCCCTCCGTGCGCGAATAGGCGAAAGCGTACACGTCCCCGTCCACGTCCCCGCAAACCAGCACGTCTCGGCTCGGGTGGGCGGCCACCGTGTTGGCGACCGCCTCCAGCCGGATGTCCCGCGGGGTGTCGTGGATCCTCGGCCCGGCCGCCTCGTCTCCGTCGTCCGAATCCGAACTTGTGGAAGGCAACGCGGCGTGTTCCGTCGAGGCCGCCATGTTTTTGGTTTGCGGCGTTtattcttcctcttcctgtggTGTTTCACGGCGGTGGGCAAAACCCTCATTTAATTGCTTCACTGCCACCTACCGGTGTGCGAAGATGATTTCCGCCACCCGTTGATCTCAAATGATTCTGCAGTACGATTGAGAAATAAGAAACAAAAGATCTTATggtttcaatttttttaatccagttgtgataaaaaataactacaaaaatgtcattacGAATGTAGATTTCCCGTGCTCGTGTGTGACGTGCGTCGAGTTTAACGGTGATtgttccttgagactttttattGCGGCAAAATACGTCGCATCCGTCAGCCACggttattttaatgttgaaagAAACCGGAAGTGCCTCGTGCGTGACGAGTGTCCAGCTTGACGCAGGTCTGGTCGGCTCGCTGCGGCTCATCGCGGTTTTGTTCGCCCTGGATTCGTCGATGCAGGTTTGGACCTCGTCTCTTTTCCAGGTGAACATGGGGGGCAACGTTAgctgtgttccccccccccccccccgagagaGAACGAGTCTTCTTCAGAAAACGTTTTGTGGACTTGTTGTCAGTCGCGCTATTGTGAGGATGGAGTCGGAGTCAGAATGTAATGGCGGCCGTCTCCGGCTCAGTGACGTCACTCGCGTCATCGGCCGGGAAGCCGAGTTGCTGCATTGCGgcgggcgcgcgcgcgcgcgcgcgcagggGAACGGCTAGGTGCGGGATCCGTCCGGTGTCAAAGAATGGCATTTGACGcacatccattttcgatagcgGAGGTCCTCGTGCCGGTCGCAGGTGAACTGGAGCCCATCTCGGCTGATTTTGGGCGACGTTTCaactcattcaaacagtttcgCTGATTAAAAGGTATCGGAATATACTTTGGAAAGTATTCCTTCGGGCCGGGTCAAGGATGCTCGCTTCAAGCGAACTTTACCGGAACGCTGCATTCACACCGGACGCGAAATGAACCATTCGGGCGACGCGATGACGTATGGAGTCAGAAAAGTTGGCGTGAACCGAGGCGAATCCGTGCCGGGCGACGATTTGCTTCCtcaaattcaacaaatatgCGTTCATTGtgtatgaaagaaaacaaacaactctCGCGGTCAAACTCGTGCGTCCGGACGGAACGACGTCGCTTAAAACGACACAAAACTCATGAAAAGTCaacgttgtatatttaaacaccaacatGTTCAAACCAAACCACGTCGTTTCGTCGAATGAAAgacaataaaaagcaaaaaggcAAATAAAGTCAATCTTAAAGCTTCCAAATATTTTCTCCCCCCGTCCCCCAGTGTTGATGTCAGCTGGCCATGTCCACCGTGGTGTACCCTCGCGAAGAAGCCCTGGAGCGTCTGAGCCAGGACGAGATCGTGGTCAACACCAAGGCCGTCGTGCAGGGCTTGGAGACGCTGCGCGGCGAGCACGCCCGGCTCCTCGACTCGCTTCTCGACTGCGCCCAGCCGTCCGCCGCGCAGGAAAAGTCCGCCGCGCTCCGCCAGAGCATGGAGGCCATTGAGCTGGGCTTGGGAGAAGCTCAAGTGAGTgacccgccccgccccgccccaccGACCCCGCCACGAGCTTGACCGCGCGTCTGCCGTCCGCAGGTGATCGTCGCCCTGTCGGGCCACCTGAGCGCCGTCGAGTCGGAGAAGCAGAAGCTGCGCACCCAAGTGCGCCGCCTGTGCCAGGAGAACCGGTGGCTGCGCGACGAGCTGGCGGCCACGCAGCGCAAGCTGCAGCGCAGCGAGCAGAGCGTGGcgcagctggaggaggagaagaagcacCTGGAGTTCATGAACCAGATCAAGAAgctggacgacgacgacgacgacgacgccgcCGCCTCGCCGTCGGCGGAGAAGGACCGAAGCTCGGGCGGGGAGGCGTCCAAGGACAGCCTGGACGACTTGTTCCCCAACGACGACGAGCACGGGGCGGGTACGACGTCGCGCCGCCTGGGCTGACGTGAATCTTTTTGCCGCTTGGCGTTTTGGTATCGAGGAACTATTTCCAAGTGAGATCGGGGAGCTTCGCtgagacaaaagtagtcctttTGAGGAAACTATTACTGTTTACTAACTCAACTATTTGGACCTAAATTTAGCAGACCGGAGCGGACTCCTCGGGTGTTCGTCTGATCGAGCGCTTCCGGAAAATAACTTGCCCGACGTTCTCGTTTCCGCGCAGCTCAGCCGAGCGGCGAGGCGGCGGCGCGGCAGGGCGGTTACGAAATCCCCGCCCGCCTCAGGACGCTCCACAACCTGGTGATCCAGTACGCCTCGCAGGGCCGCTACGAGGTGGCCGTGCCGCTGTGCAAGCAGGCCTTGGAGGACCTGGAGAAGACGTCGGGGCACGATCACCCCGACGTGGCCACCATGCTCAACATCCTGGCTCTGGTCTACAGGTGCGTCGAGACCGCGTGGAAAGTCACGGTCGCCGAAACTCCGTACGGGCGCGGTTGTTATATTACGTAATTGCCATCGTGTGAATCGGCGGAATCCTTTTCCCTTTTCCTGGGTGTTCAGGGACCAGAATAAGTACAAAGAAGCGGCGCACCTCCTCAATGACGCCCTCGCCATCCGAGAGAAGACGCTGGGCAAGGACCACCCGGCGGTGGCGGCCACCCTCAACAACCTGGCCGTCCTCTACGGCAAGAGGGGCAAGTACAAGGAGGCGGAGCCTCTGTGCGAGCGAGCGCTGGAGATCCGGGAGAAGGTAGGACCGACCCTCTCGCGTCTCCCGCACGTTCGGCTGCGTCGGGAATCGCTTCCTACTCTGCCGTCCGTTTTTAATTCTATTGAAATCGTTTGAGTTTGCGCGACCGGACCAATTCCAGAGTCGCGGCGCAAAAGTATCTTGAAATGTGAAAGCGGAACCTTTGTGAAATACGTCCGGCTTCTAACAATAGAAAGTCGGTacggtttatttatttgttccatATTTATTACGGAAGGTCCGTTAATCCGACCGTTTCATTCAGTCCGTGCCCGAGTGGTGTCGGAAATCCGTCCGTCCGGTCCCAAAATTAGGTTGCGGACTTTGTGAGGAAGACGcgctcacttttttttggggggggggggcccgcCTCCAGGTGTTGGGCAGGTACCACCCCGACGTGGCCAAGCAGCTCAACAACCTGGCGCTGCTGTGCCAGAACCAGGCCAAGTACACCGAGGTGGAGTACTACTACCGCCGCGCGTTGGAGATCTACCAGTCCGAGCTGGGCGCCGACGACCCCAACGTGGCCAAGACCAAAAACAACCTGGTGGGGGCGCCGTTCCGCTTTTCGTCACCTTTTCGTCCCGACTCGGCGTGAGAGCTCGTGCGTGTCGCTCGCAGGCGACGTGCTACCTGAAGCAGGGCAAGTTCAAGGACGCCGAGGCGCTCTACAAAGACATCCTGACCCGAGCGCACGAGCGCGACTTCGGCTCCGTCCGCAGTAAGTCGCCCGGCGCCGCCCGACCTGTTTGACGCAAACTCAAATTGAACCGAATCAAATTCAGTCCCGCTGAATATTTACTCCTCTGTACGAGATAGAAACGGCGCACACGTGCGGGGCCGTCTCACGCGTAACGGTTCACCGCCGGCCCTCCCGTTCGACACGGATATCTGACTTCGAAAGCCGTCGACGGCGGTGAATGCGTTAAAGCCAGAGATTGAATTGCGTAATCGCTTGCCGTTTCATCGCGGAGCTACCAAAAATCCACCCGTATCGTCGACTCGTGGAACGATACGACCGGAAGACCCGAATATATTGTGACAGTATTTTAAAAAGCCCGTGGTGTGCGTGTGGCAGATGACAACAAGCCCATCTGGATGCACGCCGAGGAGCGAGAAGAGAGCAAGGTGGGCCGACGCGGCGCGGTGACGCGGGGCGAGGTCGAAGCCGTGAGTCACGGTTCCTTTTGCTGGCTTCCCCTCGGCTAGGGCGAGCGCGAGGAGGCGGGGCCGTACGTGGAGTACGGCAGCTGGTACAAGGCGTGCAAGGTGGACAGGTGAGCGAGCGAGCCAAGTTCCGGCCGTCGCCTCCGGGAAGGACGGCGTCGCCGGTCAGCCGGGCGCCGAGCGACGATGGAACGGATTAACGCGTCCGCGGCCAATccccgtttttttttaacccaaagtCATGTCGGAAAACAGTTGTCGTTCTTCTTGTCGCAGCCCCGCGATCAACACCACCCTCAAGAGTCTGGGCGCCCTGTACCGCCGCCAGGGCAAACTGGAGGCGGCCGAGACGCTGGAGGAGTGCGCCGGCAAGTCCCGCAAGCAGGTGGCGCGACAGGACGCTCGGCGGGGCTAAGGTTTCGGGGGAGGTTGATCGCGTGCGTGTTCCCTCAGGGCTTTGACGCCGTCGATCGAAGCAAGGTGGTGGAGCTCCTCAAGGACGGAGGAGGAGAGCGCCGATACAGCAGGGAAGGAGGGAACGGCTCCGGGGCGCCGAGGGGCGACGGCGAGGCCGACGACTCCGGCGAGTGGAACGGGGTCAGTCCTCCGCGTCGATGGCAAAACGCGCTCAAGTGAAGACTTGTCCGTTTCTCAgagttttccccaaaagacGAAAAACCGGTAGCCGTTTTAGCCACGGTCTTGCTCAGCCCGATGATGTCGCGACCATTCCCAAAGGACTGTTCCGCTTTTCTTCCGTATCCGTGCGGCTGtactgaaacaaatacatttcgaATCGATGACAGAGACGGAAAACCAAAGCGATAATTAGGCGATAATGACTTTGATTTTGGCCAATTTACACTCCTTCAAATTGATTCGCTCACAACCGTTACCCAAACGCTCTCGCAAAGCCGGACGCCAAAAGCGCGCGCGCGCGTTGAATTTCTGCGGCGTCGTCGTAGGACGGAAACGGCTCCCTCCGCCGTAGCGGCTCCTTCGGGAAGATCCGCGACGCCCTGAGGAGGAGCAGCGAGATGCTGGTGAAAAAGCTGCAGGGCAGCGGCCCGCGAGAACCGCGCAACCCAGGGTGGGTATTCGCCTTACGCCGACGTAcgcgatgacgatgacgatgacgcTTGATCGCGATTCTGCAGAATGAAGAGAGCGAGCTCCCTCAACTTCCTCAACAAGAGCGCCGAGGAGACCGCGCAGGTGAGCGCGCCGTAATCCAGGGTTACCTCGCTCGCACGCTActgcaaaaaaaactattcattgGCATACGTGACAGAAATGCTCTCACGCAGACTTTTGCTGTGGTTTCGCAGGACGCTAACTCGGGCCTGTCGGACTGTCGGGGACTCAGCGCCAGCAACGTGGACCTGACGAGACGCAACTCCCTGATTGGCTAGATGCGGTCAGGCGCCCGACCGCACGCgtagtttttggttttttttttttttggtcagacACGCCGTCGCTGTCGTACATTCCCACCCGGCGTGCGAAAAAGCCAACGCCACGTCACGCTGACGTACCTGTAGCTTGACCGTCAGATCAGAGACGGCGACGCGTCTTTCGCCGCTTCGCCGCGATTAGTCGCTCGCTCCCCGTCGCGTGACACTGGACGTCGTCCCTTCCCGTGATCGGCTGTTGAGAACACGGAATTGCTGGTTCGCGTCCGGATTTAGCCGCTCAATGAATGTCGCGCAATTGAATCCGATTCTATTAGTTCTTCTAGCGGGAGCACCGTTGTCCGACACGTTGCCGCAAATCAATAAACGCACTCGAAGGTGCTTCAATAAATTATTCAGCACGTACCCTGGCAGTGCTCTTGTATGTTTTCACACACAGCGACATTTTGTGCTCGAGGATCACGTTATAATTTAAGGTCAGGTCACGTGGATTCCAttttcaaaaattaaataaagaaaataaaatggataaTTAAACcattaccagtcttttttttttttatgaacgcATATTTActagtattttatttcatttttaaaataggcAGATGGGGCAGGTCATTTGTcaattagataaaaaaaaatcatgtggaAGTAAAATGTGAgtgaaattttatttgatttataatTCAACAGTTTGACTCGTATTTACCCAAATTACATTGAAATGAACCAAATCtaggaaaaacatttcaacttggATTGTGAGtgtaattatattaaaataaaacatgttaacATAGATGTACAATTGTTTACAATATGTTACCAActaaattttattaatttcatattttgaccattttgtgcaaataaatgctcaatgaCAATATTTGCATTTGAAATTGGGGATTTACGTTGTCAGTAATTAATAGAATAAGACCAAAATGTGTGTTACATATAGCTATAATTAGCTAAATCAGAAAAAGGGATGATTTTGGAGCGGTCTAATTTGATTCCCAAAACTGCATATATCAATATTAGGCGTGTCACAATTCACTTTGCCAGCGATTCCattcaaggacgatattggttcaAGTAAAACGATTCAGTGTATGGAAATCAATTTGGTAACATTTTAGCCAAAAATAATGTCAAATACCTGGATACTGGGGGGTGAAGGTGAAATTTCCTAAATTCTGGTAAAAttatggggggaggggggaatatcacaaataataacagaaaatgcattcacactttatttgaattcaGCGCAACTCTCATCTCCTCAGGTTGGATTAACTACTTCTGATGTTCTTTCAACAtagaaatgataaaaaaaaaaaatctgattgtaATTGTACGCAAAACACGTAACGctcaaatgtaatatttattgcTAGTCACGATGTGTTACGGAGTTCTGAGAAGCTCGTGATGTCCAAGTTACCGTCTGTCATGACTGAAAAACACTCCACGGCGGCGGTGCTCAAAGTGTGGTCCGAGTACCACCGGTGGTACCTGGGCTCACTCGAGTGGCATGCAAGAATCGCTTCATTCAAGGTTTCAATTGTGCATCACGTTACAGTGTTTTAAACTTAACAATTCTTCCTGAGTAcggttgtttttaacttttaaccacaatacaattgtattttattttaggttttcttcaggtacaatgtttatttacttttgtgcaatacattttcctatatttaaatacattgttAATGCTCGAACTGCATGGCTTTAGTGGCTTACATTCAATCAAACACcggaaataatactttagaaCACTGTGGCCTACTGtgctacagtattttaatgtcgGTCATGAATGTGGTACTTGGAGTGCaaagtaaatatattttattggatTTTAAGTGGTACTTTGTGTACAAAACTTTGACAAGCGCTGCTCTACAGTACGCCTGCTCGCGACTTTGTCTCTTAGtgaagtgtttgtttgtgtcggCGCTTTGCGTGTTTCACCAACCTTTTAGCTTGAAGTGTCGGACGAATTGGGTGTTTGGCCTCGCCGGCTTCTTGGTTCCGGGTGATTGCGGCTGGTCATATTATTtacattcaagttttttttaattttttttactacaaaacCAAAATGGGTTCATACTTCTCATTTTAAGCTTCGCAGGACGTTCCCGAACGTCttgaacaaacaagaacagtccagtcgCCTCGATTCCCCTCGTTAAGCTTAGCGCGTCGCTCTGGTCCTATTTCCTGCTATGCGCAGGGGATCATGGGAGATGTGGTTTGCTTCTCAGACCGGCCCACGCAATAGCGCCACAAGAAAAACTACACCGCTTGACACTCCCGTGATCCCCTGCGAGGTCACGGAAAGGGAAATCTTTATCGAGTAACGCTTTACGTCATCAGTAAagtgtttaaacaaaaacaaaaacacaaatgcccATCTATATAAAGTCTGCCGTGCGTAAATCCAATGCGTTATTTTCTAGTATCAATATAttaattaccttttaaaacCATTTTGATTTTCGTCCAGAAGGCTAACTTGCCGAGGACTGATCTATCCAATTGGATTTTAGAAATGAATATCAATCGGTACATTGATATAATGAATAAATCTTTACAACCCTAATAAAGATAGaaacatgaatacaaaaaaatttattcaATGTAACAATTAtcggaagaaaacaaaatgaatgcaaCCAAATGTTGGAGGGGCGCACTTGGCCCGCCCGTGCCCGCCGCACGCCTGGCTGAAGAAAGGATAAAGACACTGGTGTGTGCAGCGATGGTTCAAATGTGacaagtttttattttcaagttttGTGGCTTCCAAAAGCTTTGGTGGCGATttgagggtgggggggtggaGGAGGGAGCACAGACCAAGGTCACGCATCAGCCCGTCACAAACCTTCCTGCCGCATGTCTTTAAGACTCccgggggggggagaaaaaaaaaaaaaaataaaagatccGTTCTCATCATTCCCTGTGCCGCTTTATTTACACCTTTGGCTACCCACAATGCTTTACTTCTGATCAAGTCGCTGCTATGATCCCTCCTCCAGACCCACAGTgcagcggtgtgtgtgtgtgtgtgtgtgtgtgtaaacaggCGGCTGCACAACAAACGCAAGTTGCAGGGGCGGCCACGCGTCGCCCTCGGCCTCTTTACAGGTCGCTCTCGCCGTACAGGGCGCTGGAGAAGGAGATGTAGTCGAGGGCGCCGGCGGGGCTGTCGCCGCTGACGTAGCGCGTCATGCGGCTGATGCAGTACTCGGCCTGCTCGGGCGGAAGCTCTCGGCGGAGCTCTTCCACCGTGATGTAGCTCTGAATTGGGTTGGGATGGGGGGCGTTATCAGTCCTCACTCTGATCCGATGACCGTTAATCAAGCGTCGTTCGTCGCGGGTTTTCGTACCTTGTCCGAGGCCAGAATCTTGAAGGAGGCCATGACTTGCTCGGCGGTGTCGGTCTCCGCGGTTTCTCGGGTCATGAAGTCAATGAAGGCCTGGAAGGTGACCACGCTGGTGTTGTTGGGGTCCACCAGGGTCATGATGCGGGCAAACTCAACCTCTCCCTGTTACACGTACACAAAACGTTGAGCGCGCGTACGTCCGAACGAGTCCGTGCGCTCGTCGAGGCTCACCAGGTCGTAGCCCATCGAGATGAGGCAGGCGCGGAAGTCGTCCGGGTCCATCATGCCGTTTCTCTTCTACAAAGAAAATTGCATATTAAAAACTATTTCTCTCAACTAAATGCAGTCATTTAttctttaaatgtattattcatttaCCATAGACATTTAAAACGTTTGTCACGGGAACAGTAAAAACATCAAGTGAAAAGAAATTTATCTCATcggatcattttttttaaatgattacaaacgcaaaatgttaaatatatcaattttaaataaagaaagcaGTGAATTAAATTAGAATTATTTCAATCTAAATAacgttttttacattttgaattatttattacaatatTGTACCCCGTAaatgtatttccccccccaattttttccCTCCTGAAAAAAATGGGAGAATAAAGTGGGCCatctggggggggaaaaaattaataaCGACAATAAGCGGTTTCGGCGTTCACCTCTCCAAAAATAACCAgaagataaacaaataaatacagtcaATCTGCGGGATccgctgtactttttttttttttttccgcaaaTGACCCGACTGTCGGTTTTGAAAATCCAACGCGAACGGATCGCCGGCCTCACCCTGTCGAAGTGGTTGAAGGAGGCCCTGAACTCGTTGAGCTGCTCCTGGCTGATGCCCTTGGCGTCGCGGGTCAGGATCTGGTTCTCCACCTCGTTGATGGTTCTGGCGATGGTGGTGAGAAGCTGCTCCCAGCCCACGCGGATGTGCTGCGGGCCGTCGCGCGTGACGTCAGCGGGCCGGACCGGGAAAAGAGGCCACGCCCCATCCtcccccaaacccccccccaGCGGGATGTTACCTCCATGGTGTAGTTGGTGTGCTTGTTGTCGAAGATGAGCGACTCCTGGCTCAGCTGGTGGTCGCCCTCCAGCTTGTCGATGTTGGACTTGTAGTTGATGATGTTCTGCTCGTACTGCTTCAGACTGTTCATCTGGTCCTCCAGAGAGCCGGCGATGTCCACAGACACGTGGCTGATCTCCTGCGTTGGCACAAGCGACGACGTCACCGGAGCCCCACGCGCGTTTGACCCGAACACTCGTACGTATATACTTGTACTGTATACACGTCGTGGGACCGTTACTCTCGTTAACGCGGCTGTCGTCGTGCCCGTTGTTCTCTCGTCTCGCCGCCTGACGGATTGGTGGcgctaacaacaacaactgatgTTTGTTAAAAACACCGCACAAACGAAAACAGACGTCGCCTGTACGTTTAAAGAAAGGGTATCGACGTCCAAAGCGTGTGGGTTAATGTTCACGTTCAACATTCAATGACCTCCGGAGGTTTCAATCAAA is part of the Phyllopteryx taeniolatus isolate TA_2022b chromosome 23, UOR_Ptae_1.2, whole genome shotgun sequence genome and encodes:
- the LOC133472519 gene encoding kinesin light chain 2-like isoform X1; translation: MSTVVYPREEALERLSQDEIVVNTKAVVQGLETLRGEHARLLDSLLDCAQPSAAQEKSAALRQSMEAIELGLGEAQVIVALSGHLSAVESEKQKLRTQVRRLCQENRWLRDELAATQRKLQRSEQSVAQLEEEKKHLEFMNQIKKLDDDDDDDAAASPSAEKDRSSGGEASKDSLDDLFPNDDEHGAAQPSGEAAARQGGYEIPARLRTLHNLVIQYASQGRYEVAVPLCKQALEDLEKTSGHDHPDVATMLNILALVYRDQNKYKEAAHLLNDALAIREKTLGKDHPAVAATLNNLAVLYGKRGKYKEAEPLCERALEIREKVLGRYHPDVAKQLNNLALLCQNQAKYTEVEYYYRRALEIYQSELGADDPNVAKTKNNLATCYLKQGKFKDAEALYKDILTRAHERDFGSVRNDNKPIWMHAEEREESKGEREEAGPYVEYGSWYKACKVDSPAINTTLKSLGALYRRQGKLEAAETLEECAGKSRKQGFDAVDRSKVVELLKDGGGERRYSREGGNGSGAPRGDGEADDSGEWNGDGNGSLRRSGSFGKIRDALRRSSEMLVKKLQGSGPREPRNPGMKRASSLNFLNKSAEETAQDANSGLSDCRGLSASNVDLTRRNSLIG
- the LOC133472519 gene encoding kinesin light chain 1-like isoform X3: MSTVVYPREEALERLSQDEIVVNTKAVVQGLETLRGEHARLLDSLLDCAQPSAAQEKSAALRQSMEAIELGLGEAQVIVALSGHLSAVESEKQKLRTQVRRLCQENRWLRDELAATQRKLQRSEQSVAQLEEEKKHLEFMNQIKKLDDDDDDDAAASPSAEKDRSSGGEASKDSLDDLFPNDDEHGAAQPSGEAAARQGGYEIPARLRTLHNLVIQYASQGRYEVAVPLCKQALEDLEKTSGHDHPDVATMLNILALVYRDQNKYKEAAHLLNDALAIREKTLGKDHPAVAATLNNLAVLYGKRGKYKEAEPLCERALEIREKVLGRYHPDVAKQLNNLALLCQNQAKYTEVEYYYRRALEIYQSELGADDPNVAKTKNNLATCYLKQGKFKDAEALYKDILTRAHERDFGSVRNDNKPIWMHAEEREESKGEREEAGPYVEYGSWYKACKVDSPAINTTLKSLGALYRRQGKLEAAETLEECAGL
- the LOC133472519 gene encoding kinesin light chain 2-like isoform X2, with amino-acid sequence MSTVVYPREEALERLSQDEIVVNTKAVVQGLETLRGEHARLLDSLLDCAQPSAAQEKSAALRQSMEAIELGLGEAQVIVALSGHLSAVESEKQKLRTQVRRLCQENRWLRDELAATQRKLQRSEQSVAQLEEEKKHLEFMNQIKKLDDDDDDDAAASPSAEKDRSSGGEASKDSLDDLFPNDDEHGAAQPSGEAAARQGGYEIPARLRTLHNLVIQYASQGRYEVAVPLCKQALEDLEKTSGHDHPDVATMLNILALVYRDQNKYKEAAHLLNDALAIREKTLGKDHPAVAATLNNLAVLYGKRGKYKEAEPLCERALEIREKVLGRYHPDVAKQLNNLALLCQNQAKYTEVEYYYRRALEIYQSELGADDPNVAKTKNNLATCYLKQGKFKDAEALYKDILTRAHERDFGSVRTPRSTPPSRVWAPCTAARANWRRPRRWRSAPGFDAVDRSKVVELLKDGGGERRYSREGGNGSGAPRGDGEADDSGEWNGDGNGSLRRSGSFGKIRDALRRSSEMLVKKLQGSGPREPRNPGMKRASSLNFLNKSAEETAQDANSGLSDCRGLSASNVDLTRRNSLIG